The DNA segment TTCTTGTTGGCGATTTGTTTCTTGCCGAAGTAGATGTCCTCCAATTCGTCGAATTCGTTCATGTATTGAGGGATATCTACTACTGACAGTTCGCGAGTGCCTGTAAAGCGCTTTAGCATGAGCAAGATTAGTGATTGGGACGAGCCATAGTGGAGCCAAACTTGTGGTGTGAAGACATTTCCGGCGGATTTTGAAATTTTCTTTCCACTTTTGTCTAGGAACATTTCATATCTTGCGTGCATCGGTGGTTCGTACTGGAGGATTTCTCGGCAGATTCTATCGTTTATTCTCACGGAGTCCTCTATGTCTTTTCCGTAGGCCTCGAACCTTATGTCTAAGGCTTTCCATCTTACTGCGAATTCGCTTTTCCAGCTCAGTTTGCCTTCGCCCTTTCTGTAGTCCGTTTCTCCTTGATATCCACAGCCTTCGAGCCATTTTCCTTTTATTTCCATGCCTTTGCAGGTGTATAGTATTTTTTCTTCTTGCGGCAAGAATTTGTGGGCGGTTGTGGTGTAGATTCGCCCACAATTGCCACATATTGGAAAATAAGGAAGCGCTTCGGTGTATCTTTCTTGTCCTACCTCTTCTTTCACGATTTTGCCTACTCGTTTCGCGTTTGTGAGGATTGTTTTGATTTCTTCGTTGAACCAGCCTTCTTTGTAAGCTTTTTCTGCTGAAATGAAGTGGTATTCTATGTTGGATTTGTCTAGGGCTTCTAGTAGTAGAGAGCTCATGTGTTCTCCGAAGCTGTTGTGGCATTTGAAGGGGTCGGGTATGCTTGTGACTGGGCAGCCGAGATATTTTTGCATTGTTTTAGGAAAGCCTGCTGGAATTTTTCGCAAACCGTCTTTGTCGTCTGAAAACGCGATTAGTTCAGAGTTGATGCCTTGTTCCTTCAAAGCCAAGGTGACTGCGAAGGATCTTGCTGCATCGGCAAAACTGCCGATATGAGGTAGCCCTGAAGCGCCAAGACCCATTTCTGTTCGGATTAGGTCAAGGTTGCGTCCTAGTTTATGTTCCCTTTCTATGATTCTGGCGGCTGCTTTGTCGTACCATGTGCCGTGACCGATGATTTTTACCGTCATCAAAGTTTCAGTCCACAACATTATGAAGCGTTGGGAAATAAAAATTGTTGTCTAATCTAAGCTTGTAACGCCTACTCGCTTCTTGGGTTCATGTATGAGAAATATAACTATGAGAAGTTGGGGAATAATCAATCCAAGTGCTACATAGAAGGGCAGTTGAGGAATGCCAATCGTCAGTCCTTCTATGAAGAGATAGTTACCGAGTAACATGCCGAAGCCCATCACGATATAACCGATGAAATTTGTGAGCCCAACAACCTTGCCTCTATTTACTGGTTGCACAAGGTCCGTTGCAAGCGCCATCACTGCGGACATCGCTAACAATTGAGCTATCCCGAATAGAATCATCGAAATCATTACTGTCAAGAAGTTGCCAGTGGCAAAAATCAATGTAGCAGCGCCAAGGGTGAGTAAACCAAGAATCAAAGGAATTTTCCTTCCAAACTTGTCGACCATCTTGCCGATTGGGATTGAAGCTACGACCATTGTCAATAAAAGCGGGATGAAGACGAGCCACCACTGCTCTATGCTAATTCCAAGTACCTTCATTGCGTAAATTTGGTTGACCACTTGCGTAAGCACCATCCCGAACATTACCAGAGTTTGAACGATAAATAACCAGAACATTGATCGCGGCACCTTCTTCATAACGCTGACGCTTTCTTTTATAGCCTTAGGGTAAGAGGAAATGAAATAGCTAAAGCGGATTGGCTCTTCGGTCGTTACTGTTTCTTTTAGTCTGAGCCGCCACACCGCCGCTATGAGATAAAGAACTGTCATGATTAGGTAGATTACCCTCATACTCCACTCCAGCCCAAATCGCAGCAAAAGAAAACCTGCAATTATAGGGCCAGGAGTGTTAAATGTACCATGAATAAGCTGTATAATCGATATACCCATGCCCCTACGCTCGGCAGGAAGCGAATCTTGAACCATCGCGAACAGCGCTGGCTGATAAATTAAACAAAGACTGCTCACAATTGTTCCTAGCAAAATAAAGTGCCACGTTGGGGCAAGTGCAAGGAACAGCCACGACAGTGCCATTCCAAACGTCATAGTTGTGATGAGCCAACGCCTTCCATATTTGTCTGCAAGGTAGCCGCCTGGAAAGGCTACGGCTGCCATTGCCAGGAAATTTGCCAGACCGATGATTCCCAGGGCCATATCTGGGCCGTGCAGAGTTTCGACGACGTAAGCTTGAAAGTTTGGGGTGGGCATTTCCATGGCGAGGTCCATTATTATCCAGCTTATTACAAGAACTCGATAGTTGCCTGTGATGAAGGAGAACTCCCGCCTAAGAACGTCGATTAGCCCCATGAATTTCACTCTTTTCTTGAAGCGTGCGTGCGTGCTAATATAAGTCTTGACTTCATTCTCTGCATGGGCGTTGTCAGCGTAGAATTATCTCTCTACGATACTAATGATATCACCTGTGGCTGCTTTGATGTGCGTGTTTACAGGAAATGTATAAAGAGACTTTGAATCATCTATTAAATCCATCGCCGACATAGTCAAAAGATAGAGTAGTGAAGCGCGTATATGCCTAAAATAGGCCAAACTTGATTGCCGGTATGTCACCCTTGATTGTCATTCCCGTTGCGCCGTCTAAGATTATTTCGTGGCTTTTCTTCTTGTATTCGTAAGCTACAAACCAAATTGGCGCATGAAGGTAAACAGCGTCGCCAAATTCGAAGTCGGTGTGCATCTCCATTATTTTGTCCACCTCTTGCTTGATTAAGAACTGGTGAAGGGCTTCAATCTGCTGCTTAGCCTTCTCAGCCGCCTCACTCTTCTCAACTTCACTGTTCAGAACCTTCGCAAATCCCTCTACTTTCCGAAAGTCGTAAGGAACCTTACCTTCTAATGGAACATCGTACTCCCTAGTGGGGAAATGTGTGGCTTTTCTCGCAAGGATAAGCCAGTCGTAATGCTTTTCTATTTTGCCTTCCTTCACTACTGGCGGTGTGAGCCGTTCAAAAACGCCCTTATATGAGCTGATTGCTTCGATTTCCAAGACCCAGAAGGGAACATAAACTAGATTTTTTTCTGTTATTTTTGATTTTTTTACCAAGTCGCTTGGCTTTGTGAACCCTGCCCTCATCCACTTGTGCACTATGCCTTCAATTTGAGATGGGTCATATTTGTTTAGGAACATGGAATGTTTAAAGGTGAAGGGTCGACCTGTCTCAATTACCTGTGTAAAGCCGCAGTAACGACACGTAGTCACGATTTCTCCGGGTTTGAATTGAATTGGCGCCCCACAGTGGGCGCAACTGATTTTATGTATTATGGACATCGAAAGCCTCCAGTTTGATATGAACAGGGCTTGGATATATTCTATTTTCTGCTTGACCGCAGCGCAGTGGCGACTGCCAACACTCCGATTAACGCTAACACAAACACGATGGTATACATCGGATTCATTCCCACTTTTATCATGTACAACGAGCCACCGAGAACTATGAAAAGCATGCCCCAGCCGAAAGTGCTGAAAGCACCTTCTTCAGGTTTGACTGCTTTAAGACCAGCAGTAACTACGGTCCAAACGCCGCTGGATAGTAGGATTAAAGGAACAATGTTTTCTACTAAAATTAATTCCAAAAGAAAAGCAGCTATCCAAACTGCAACAATTACTAGAAAAACGCCAAAGGACAGAAGTCCTAACTGAAACCTTGCCAAACAATTTCCCTCCAAAGTGCCGCTAAAAACTCTATACGTCCAAGATATATATTATTTACACAAAAGGAGAATTTGCTATGAATATCAGAAAATACAAAGGCAGCGACTTTAACAATTTAGCCCGCCTCCACAAAGATTTTTTCAATGAGATGCGGGAATGGCAAGGTTGGGAACAATTAAAGCTTGACGAAAAAGGGGCTGTAAAAACCGCAAAAGAAAGCTTAGACAGGAATTCACGGATATTTGTGGCTGAAAATTCGAGAAGAAGATTACAAAACTATCCGAAAATGGTTTAAAGACAAAAAATACGCCGAATCAACCAAAAAAAGGTGTCTGAGTTGCATGAACCGAGTCTGCACTGCTTTAGACAAGAATCCAGACCAGCTAATTGACGAATTGAAAACGTCGCCAAACACCACGGCTGAACTGGAAAACATCCACAAAAAAGTAACAATCCACCTAAAAGTGAGCTACGACCTAATTCTCAGAACGATAGACACCTACTTCGAAAGATTTCACGCATTTTGCTCAACCAATGGAATCGAAATCTCGCTAAAAGAAACGCCCGACCTATTAAGACGCTTGCGAACCGTGAACTGGGAGACTTACCTTTCAATAACACACCGCAATTAGACATCTGACAATCGCATCTATTGGAAACGATGATGCTTGACACAGACGCCTACCACAATCCTTACATTATATATAACCTAGAAATTCCATTTCTCCATTGGCTGCAAAATGGCATACCCCACGCGGAGTGTGTATACTATCATATCACAATTCTTTAACCTATTATTGTTATTAGTCACTGTCTCTCCCTCTCTAGGGTGTGTGATTTTGCAACCATTGGTTCATGGGTTGTCCACCATTATACACTAGGTGGAGAGCGCCCTATTCATCACAACACCAATATCTCTTATATATTCAATCATATCTATACTCACTAGTTCACTACTCCGTCGCTTGCATACCTCTCCACCCGTTGTATTCTGGTGGTGAGCCATTGGAGAAAAAGTCTATTTCTTTTCAGATTCTTTTTGATAAGAAGGCGAATAAGATAGAACCCGAAGTTCACTTAATCGAGAAGTATTTTCAGCTAATCAAAGGTTGCAATATCACAAACGACTAGCAAGGGATTCCTAGGCAATCGGTCTACGAAGCATTTGCGAAAAACTCTAAAATGTTCTTCATCCTAAGCTTCCCATACACAAACAAAAGTTTACTATTTTGGAAGAAACATCAGTCTCAGTAGAATCTGAATACGCTTTCGTTAAATGCTTAGAATCCCCCATAGGTCACTTTTTTAGATGGTATCTTACAGTAGAAGCTTTAATCCCAAATTTCTTAGCGATTTCGTTTTGTGTAAATCCTTGGGCATATAGAGCCTTCATTTCTTCAACATCTTTTTTGGTAATTCCTTTTCTTATCGGTTTCGTTTTAGGCTCAATTTCTTTCTTTGGTCTAACTTTTCTTTCAAAAATCGCTAAATCTTTGGGATAATTACACATCTTTATTTCGGTAACCTTATTATTCAAAATCTTTATGAAAATGAATTTAATAGGGATTCCTAACTCTAAAGCTTTCTCATAATACTTTCTCTGGGATTCAGAAGCAAAATCAAACGTATTGGTTCTCCTTTGTGTTGACTTTACCTCAACTATTGCAAATAGTTCTCTCTTTTTGTTATAGATATAGAAATCGCAAATTAAGAAATTCTTAATGAAATGCCTTTGCCGTTTAGTTAATCTTCCAAAAGACCCATAAACTTTAGTGAATCTTGTAAAAGTTCTAAAAGACCCGTAGACTTTCCACCCTCTTTCCTTGAGCCAGTCCTTCGCCAACATTTCACAAGCTAACCCAAAGACATATCGAGGCTTAGGTCTACCCCTAAGAGTTCTTTTTGCTTTCTGATAATATTCATTAAATTCTTTCATTCCGAAGCCTTTGCATTATGCTTGTATTTCCAATATAGTAGTTTTTCTCAAAATAAAATAAGTATGGCAAACACAGGTAGGGTAACACCGATGACCCCCATACTATAAGCAAACTTTTATGTAGATTTCAAGGTTATCGCTTAACTTTCATGTCTAAAGAGTGATGTCAAATAATTGCACTAGTTCCTCACAAGTTTTAGTTTTATCAAAACCGAAGAGCATTAGACAGTCGAATAGATGATGTGCAAGATGGTGCACGTATGGTCTAGTTTCTGGATATTTTTTGTAAAGAATCTTTAGATGTCTCTTAGCTCGTTCAATTACCGTTAATAAATGGTCTGGATTTCTACATTCTTTGCATCTTTCAAATTTATAGGTCATTATTCAAAACATCTCTCCTATTCTATAACTCGATTTCTATTTAATTCTACTTCAATCCATGCTCTAACATTCCTGAAAATTAAATCATCTAATTTCTGGTTGGTATTCTAAGCATTAATCACATCATGTTCATTCTCTAGATGTGGAAAATAACAGCAAGATATGAAATGCGGAAAAGTTATAGCAGAGCCAAAAGAACTGATTAGAATATGGCTACCATAAAA comes from the Candidatus Bathyarchaeota archaeon genome and includes:
- the lysS gene encoding lysine--tRNA ligase produces the protein MTVKIIGHGTWYDKAAARIIEREHKLGRNLDLIRTEMGLGASGLPHIGSFADAARSFAVTLALKEQGINSELIAFSDDKDGLRKIPAGFPKTMQKYLGCPVTSIPDPFKCHNSFGEHMSSLLLEALDKSNIEYHFISAEKAYKEGWFNEEIKTILTNAKRVGKIVKEEVGQERYTEALPYFPICGNCGRIYTTTAHKFLPQEEKILYTCKGMEIKGKWLEGCGYQGETDYRKGEGKLSWKSEFAVRWKALDIRFEAYGKDIEDSVRINDRICREILQYEPPMHARYEMFLDKSGKKISKSAGNVFTPQVWLHYGSSQSLILLMLKRFTGTRELSVVDIPQYMNEFDELEDIYFGKKQIANKKELAKLTGLYKYCCWLNPPSKPSIHIPYNLLAYITKIAPEGRETEYVTQKLREYGHLKDKELPLKGLKERIQYAINWNHDFMEIKETPLKLKANETDAIKELVETLQGKINAEIIQSAIFNIAREHDIPPKRFFKTLYTILFGTPAGPRLGPYIIAMGKQNVTEALQRAVN
- a CDS encoding MFS transporter, whose protein sequence is MGLIDVLRREFSFITGNYRVLVISWIIMDLAMEMPTPNFQAYVVETLHGPDMALGIIGLANFLAMAAVAFPGGYLADKYGRRWLITTMTFGMALSWLFLALAPTWHFILLGTIVSSLCLIYQPALFAMVQDSLPAERRGMGISIIQLIHGTFNTPGPIIAGFLLLRFGLEWSMRVIYLIMTVLYLIAAVWRLRLKETVTTEEPIRFSYFISSYPKAIKESVSVMKKVPRSMFWLFIVQTLVMFGMVLTQVVNQIYAMKVLGISIEQWWLVFIPLLLTMVVASIPIGKMVDKFGRKIPLILGLLTLGAATLIFATGNFLTVMISMILFGIAQLLAMSAVMALATDLVQPVNRGKVVGLTNFIGYIVMGFGMLLGNYLFIEGLTIGIPQLPFYVALGLIIPQLLIVIFLIHEPKKRVGVTSLD
- a CDS encoding helix-turn-helix domain-containing protein, which produces MKEFNEYYQKAKRTLRGRPKPRYVFGLACEMLAKDWLKERGWKVYGSFRTFTRFTKVYGSFGRLTKRQRHFIKNFLICDFYIYNKKRELFAIVEVKSTQRRTNTFDFASESQRKYYEKALELGIPIKFIFIKILNNKVTEIKMCNYPKDLAIFERKVRPKKEIEPKTKPIRKGITKKDVEEMKALYAQGFTQNEIAKKFGIKASTVRYHLKK